In Streptomyces sp. NBC_01439, the following are encoded in one genomic region:
- a CDS encoding SMI1/KNR4 family protein: MTTGRLGQQAAPPNAAYSGQVVHFPDPVRAARHPHGVRMDGNGHPDFSVYARAAVEIAEPPEGFGVDELRLTDYVSANAAMKVSGHELWDTVGPVATPHGWTWHHVAGSRRMELVPVEVKALLRHHAGLATAPVDHDKRGTRPLQEVRPAHLGLPKSVVSVSEEQVQGVEEDLGYRLPEPYRSFLKAAGGCAPVGAGLDVDLGLLVDQPFFTVREEAAVNDLVYVNKCLRDHLTKDYLCVAFAQGGLLALKVRGEGVGSVWFSPYDDARDRDGWSVQERVERLLLPCGADFDAFLERLAGNPPELETVAGLMVDGGFARSVPVSGSAPVEG, from the coding sequence ATGACGACAGGTCGGCTCGGGCAGCAGGCCGCGCCACCCAACGCCGCTTACTCGGGGCAGGTCGTGCATTTCCCGGACCCGGTCCGGGCCGCTCGGCATCCCCACGGGGTGCGGATGGACGGCAATGGGCATCCGGACTTCTCCGTCTACGCGCGCGCGGCCGTGGAGATCGCCGAGCCGCCGGAGGGCTTCGGCGTGGACGAGCTGCGGCTCACGGACTACGTGTCCGCGAACGCCGCGATGAAGGTCTCCGGGCACGAGTTGTGGGACACGGTCGGGCCGGTGGCGACCCCGCACGGTTGGACCTGGCACCACGTGGCCGGTTCGCGGCGCATGGAGCTGGTCCCGGTCGAGGTGAAGGCGCTGCTGCGGCATCACGCGGGCCTGGCGACGGCTCCGGTGGACCACGACAAGCGCGGGACGCGGCCGTTGCAGGAGGTGCGCCCGGCGCACCTGGGGCTGCCGAAGTCGGTGGTGTCGGTCTCCGAGGAACAGGTGCAGGGGGTCGAGGAGGACCTCGGCTACCGGCTGCCGGAGCCCTACCGCTCGTTCCTGAAGGCCGCGGGCGGTTGCGCGCCGGTGGGTGCGGGCCTGGACGTGGACCTCGGTCTGCTGGTGGACCAGCCCTTCTTCACGGTGCGTGAGGAGGCGGCGGTCAATGATCTGGTGTACGTCAACAAGTGTCTGCGGGACCACCTGACGAAGGACTACCTGTGCGTGGCCTTCGCCCAGGGCGGGTTGCTCGCGTTGAAGGTCAGGGGCGAGGGCGTCGGCTCGGTGTGGTTCTCCCCGTACGACGATGCCCGTGACCGGGACGGCTGGTCGGTCCAGGAGCGCGTGGAGCGGTTGTTGCTGCCGTGCGGTGCTGATTTCGACGCCTTCCTCGAGCGGCTGGCCGGCAATCCGCCGGAGCTGGAGACGGTGGCCGGTCTGATGGTGGACGGCGGATTCGCACGTTCGGTTCCGGTGTCGGGTTCGGCACCGGTGGAGGGGTGA
- a CDS encoding SUKH-4 family immunity protein, producing the protein MVTFAQAQERAEEWINGDVPAYQHREVRVREFGLGFVVWAEDRAAGPVSGGGRQRLVIARDSGEVTLWPGLPVGEVIRRYEEEYGAVSAAVSEASVPPPRIDSEQTSFMLSPPEWLQEAADRAGIAPRSTPTPAPAVPVDAVPEAAPAPASAPAAPAPTPAVPLRRGGEVPYEPTANDGVPATAQAPAGPAVPIGATPWAGTDVNSGTDDASVPLPATVFAPPLSGSDLEDAPSSGVAPEAQTTLMPGGSQLPRTAVVPALGSPGDSAGGSQGGSAAGDIADAPTSKAQISRPSTPSGPPGAPGGGLDHAATMLAGPGVPQPPGPSGAPGAGQPPAPPGPPGAPGALGRGLDHAATMLAGPAVAGQPPAPPGPPGAPGAGAGAPQPPGPPGPPGPPGPPGPPGAPGSLGRGLDHAATMLAGPAVTGQPPAPPGPPGAPGGGAHHAATMLAGPGVPQPPGPPGAPGVPGGGLDHAATMLAGPGVPQPPGPPGPPGPPPGAPGGPGGQPPVPTGAPTVGPGYQAVLRYRAPDGSEQQLIRRSAPGTPHPEWQILYELRAMNVPPQQVLELHTELESCELPGGYCARMIRETWPQVRITSVAPYGKDHAGRQQGMRHLLTHQGELHQVADGPARPAPVRAPLPQVPLQPAIPLEAIGQELAAAFGPQGVFRFDQRAVSRQGVPEIVAQTLMWAGLPVDFGPFFWAQAVPGQPVPTLAELAQQRQVQPASDAGSYLVIGSDFGKALCVQYGTAHIVAVPVEGGPGGAPVPPQFVNSSLPQFVRSLAMLGHMWRLRQHLTPEQAGRWTVDFQANLAGLDSAALSSPESWWSVLLEQMWDGLL; encoded by the coding sequence ATGGTGACGTTTGCGCAGGCGCAGGAGCGCGCCGAGGAGTGGATCAACGGGGACGTGCCCGCGTACCAGCACCGGGAGGTGCGCGTACGGGAGTTCGGGCTCGGGTTCGTGGTGTGGGCGGAGGACCGCGCGGCCGGTCCCGTTTCCGGTGGTGGGCGGCAGCGGCTGGTCATCGCGCGGGACAGCGGGGAGGTGACGCTGTGGCCGGGCCTGCCGGTGGGTGAGGTGATCCGCCGGTACGAGGAGGAGTACGGGGCCGTGTCCGCGGCTGTTTCGGAGGCTTCGGTTCCGCCGCCGCGGATCGACTCGGAGCAGACGTCTTTCATGCTCAGCCCGCCGGAGTGGTTGCAGGAGGCCGCGGACCGGGCGGGGATCGCGCCGAGGTCGACGCCCACGCCGGCTCCGGCCGTGCCCGTCGACGCCGTGCCCGAGGCCGCGCCTGCGCCCGCGTCGGCTCCTGCGGCACCGGCGCCCACCCCGGCCGTGCCGTTGCGGCGCGGCGGTGAGGTTCCGTACGAACCCACGGCCAACGACGGTGTTCCGGCGACGGCCCAGGCTCCGGCCGGGCCCGCGGTGCCGATCGGGGCCACGCCCTGGGCGGGCACCGATGTGAACTCCGGTACGGACGACGCGTCCGTACCGCTGCCGGCGACCGTGTTCGCGCCGCCGCTGTCCGGGTCGGACCTGGAGGACGCGCCGTCGTCCGGGGTGGCCCCGGAGGCGCAGACCACGCTGATGCCGGGCGGCAGCCAGTTGCCGAGGACGGCGGTCGTGCCCGCGCTGGGGTCGCCGGGCGATTCGGCCGGTGGTTCGCAGGGCGGTTCGGCGGCGGGCGACATCGCGGACGCGCCGACGAGCAAGGCCCAGATCTCCCGGCCGTCGACGCCGTCGGGTCCGCCCGGTGCGCCTGGTGGCGGGCTCGACCATGCCGCGACGATGCTGGCCGGCCCCGGTGTTCCGCAGCCGCCCGGTCCGTCCGGTGCTCCGGGCGCGGGGCAGCCGCCGGCGCCGCCCGGTCCGCCGGGAGCTCCGGGGGCGCTGGGGCGTGGGCTCGACCATGCCGCGACGATGTTGGCCGGTCCGGCCGTCGCGGGCCAGCCGCCGGCGCCTCCCGGTCCGCCGGGGGCTCCGGGTGCGGGTGCTGGTGCGCCCCAGCCGCCTGGTCCGCCCGGTCCGCCCGGTCCGCCCGGCCCTCCCGGTCCGCCCGGTGCTCCGGGGTCGCTGGGGCGCGGGCTCGACCATGCCGCGACGATGTTGGCCGGTCCGGCCGTCACCGGTCAGCCGCCGGCGCCTCCCGGCCCGCCCGGGGCTCCCGGTGGCGGGGCCCATCACGCCGCCACCATGCTCGCGGGTCCCGGCGTACCGCAGCCTCCTGGTCCGCCCGGGGCTCCCGGTGTGCCCGGTGGTGGGCTCGACCATGCCGCGACGATGCTGGCCGGCCCCGGTGTTCCGCAGCCGCCCGGTCCGCCCGGGCCTCCCGGCCCGCCGCCTGGCGCGCCCGGTGGTCCCGGCGGGCAGCCCCCGGTCCCGACCGGTGCGCCCACCGTCGGCCCCGGCTACCAGGCCGTGCTCCGCTACCGCGCGCCCGACGGCTCCGAGCAGCAGCTCATCCGCCGCTCGGCGCCCGGTACTCCGCACCCGGAGTGGCAGATCCTCTACGAGCTGCGCGCCATGAACGTGCCGCCGCAGCAAGTGCTGGAGCTGCACACCGAACTGGAGTCCTGTGAGCTGCCGGGCGGTTACTGCGCCCGGATGATCCGGGAGACCTGGCCGCAGGTGCGGATCACGAGCGTGGCCCCGTACGGCAAGGACCACGCGGGCCGCCAGCAGGGCATGCGGCACCTGCTCACCCACCAGGGCGAGCTGCACCAGGTGGCGGACGGTCCGGCGCGCCCCGCGCCGGTACGGGCGCCGTTGCCGCAGGTCCCGCTGCAGCCGGCGATCCCGCTGGAGGCGATCGGGCAGGAGCTGGCGGCGGCGTTCGGTCCGCAGGGCGTGTTCCGCTTTGATCAGCGGGCGGTGTCCCGTCAGGGTGTGCCGGAGATCGTGGCGCAGACGCTGATGTGGGCGGGCCTGCCGGTCGATTTCGGGCCGTTCTTCTGGGCGCAGGCGGTGCCGGGGCAGCCGGTGCCGACGCTGGCCGAGCTGGCCCAGCAGCGGCAGGTGCAGCCGGCCTCGGACGCGGGCTCGTACCTGGTCATCGGCAGCGACTTCGGCAAGGCGCTGTGCGTCCAGTACGGCACCGCGCACATCGTGGCGGTGCCGGTGGAGGGCGGCCCGGGAGGTGCCCCCGTACCGCCGCAGTTCGTGAATTCGAGCCTGCCGCAGTTCGTGCGGTCCCTCGCGATGCTGGGTCACATGTGGCGACTGCGCCAGCATTTGACGCCGGAGCAGGCGGGCCGTTGGACCGTCGACTTCCAGGCGAATCTGGCGGGGCTCGACAGCGCGGCGCTGTCCTCGCCGGAGAGCTGGTGGTCGGTGCTGCTGGAGCAGATGTGGGACGGACTGCTCTGA
- a CDS encoding DivIVA domain-containing protein gives MSAPFATVRGRGYRMEEVDRYLARLSGSRDEAWERVARLTVLAKQMEADAARLRAAVAALAPQTYDELSERARRILLLAEEEADALRTDARVDAAATLGAAEARADRAAELARGDAEAVREQTEVRARQGLLRAQREADDARSGAREDAAAWRAQATAALVQTRRRAEAERAEREQEQAERREAAERELTAREADLEARHAELERHVEARLAEARREFAEAEESARHGQEDAEAQAAELIAQARVAEERIGRETRGILREHGEAAEEMRAHMNHVRSSLAALTGRAPAEG, from the coding sequence ATGAGTGCACCCTTTGCGACCGTGCGCGGTCGCGGCTACCGCATGGAAGAGGTCGACCGGTATCTCGCCCGGCTGTCCGGGAGCCGGGACGAGGCCTGGGAGCGGGTGGCCCGGCTGACCGTCCTGGCCAAGCAGATGGAGGCGGACGCGGCGCGGCTGCGGGCGGCGGTCGCCGCGCTGGCTCCGCAGACGTACGACGAGCTGAGCGAGCGGGCCCGCCGGATCCTGCTGCTGGCGGAGGAAGAGGCGGACGCTCTACGGACGGACGCGCGGGTGGACGCCGCGGCGACGTTGGGTGCGGCCGAGGCCCGCGCCGACCGGGCGGCGGAGCTCGCGCGGGGCGACGCGGAGGCGGTGCGCGAGCAGACGGAGGTCCGGGCCAGGCAGGGGCTGTTGCGGGCGCAGCGCGAGGCGGACGACGCGCGGTCGGGGGCGCGGGAGGACGCGGCGGCGTGGCGGGCCCAGGCGACGGCCGCGCTGGTGCAGACGCGGCGGCGGGCGGAGGCGGAGCGGGCGGAGCGCGAGCAGGAGCAGGCGGAGCGCCGGGAGGCGGCGGAGCGGGAGTTGACGGCGCGCGAGGCGGACCTGGAGGCGCGCCACGCGGAGCTGGAGCGGCACGTCGAGGCCCGATTGGCGGAGGCGCGGCGCGAGTTCGCCGAGGCGGAGGAGTCGGCGCGGCACGGGCAGGAGGACGCGGAGGCTCAGGCGGCCGAGTTGATCGCCCAGGCGCGGGTGGCGGAGGAGCGGATCGGGCGCGAGACGCGGGGGATCCTGCGGGAGCACGGGGAGGCGGCGGAGGAGATGCGGGCGCACATGAACCACGTCCGCTCCAGCCTGGCAGCCCTGACGGGCCGCGCCCCGGCGGAGGGCTAG
- a CDS encoding alpha/beta fold hydrolase — MTARRTVPTIRHRTVDVAGVRVAYRESGPADGPVLLLLHGFPTASHQFARLMDALGNTPYRLIAPDYPGSGRTEAPAGFTYAFDRLADIVEGFTDALGLDRFALYVFDFGAPVGLRLAARRPERVTGLIVQNGNAYEEGLSDAARAFAGLRREVPGNEERVRGLFTPEGIRFQYETGVADASLLSPDGWTLDVHHLGLPGRADAQADLAFDYASNFAHYPAWQAWLRAARIPVLVVWGAGDPFFTPAGAKAYLRDAPHADVHVFEGAGHFALETHLPQIAPLIEEFLDSATGA; from the coding sequence ATGACCGCTCGTCGCACCGTTCCCACCATCCGGCACCGCACCGTCGACGTGGCCGGAGTCCGCGTCGCCTACCGCGAGAGCGGCCCCGCCGACGGCCCCGTCCTGCTGCTCCTGCACGGCTTCCCCACCGCCTCGCACCAGTTCGCCCGCCTGATGGACGCCCTCGGCAACACTCCATACCGGCTGATCGCCCCCGACTACCCCGGCTCCGGCCGCACCGAAGCGCCGGCCGGATTCACGTACGCCTTCGACCGGCTCGCGGACATCGTGGAGGGCTTCACCGACGCCCTCGGCCTGGACCGCTTCGCCCTGTACGTCTTCGACTTCGGCGCCCCGGTCGGACTGCGGCTCGCCGCGCGCCGACCGGAGCGGGTGACCGGCCTGATCGTCCAGAACGGCAACGCCTACGAGGAGGGCCTCTCGGACGCGGCCCGCGCGTTCGCCGGACTCCGGCGCGAGGTCCCGGGCAACGAGGAACGCGTCCGGGGGCTCTTCACCCCGGAGGGCATCCGCTTCCAGTACGAGACCGGCGTCGCCGACGCCAGCCTCCTCTCCCCCGACGGCTGGACCCTCGACGTGCACCACCTCGGCCTGCCGGGCCGCGCCGACGCCCAGGCCGACCTCGCCTTCGACTACGCCTCGAACTTCGCCCACTACCCCGCCTGGCAGGCCTGGCTGCGCGCCGCCCGGATCCCGGTGCTGGTCGTGTGGGGCGCGGGCGACCCCTTCTTCACCCCGGCGGGCGCGAAGGCCTACCTCCGCGACGCCCCGCACGCCGACGTGCACGTCTTCGAGGGCGCGGGCCACTTCGCCCTGGAGACCCACCTCCCGCAGATCGCCCCGCTGATCGAGGAGTTCCTGGACTCCGCCACAGGGGCCTGA
- a CDS encoding CGNR zinc finger domain-containing protein: MTVTFPLTGEPLALDLLNTEAPVGDLVADPAGLSAWLAAQAGRLTPVDVVGAAEVAAVGAVREAARAALDAVRRGTRPPAGALAALNGALAAAPSHRVLAWTGAGGIAAAVHRPADPARRLAAELAEAVAELLTDPRVAQVRECEAHDCVLLFLPAHPRRRWCVASVCGNRARVARYYARHKGDG, from the coding sequence GTGACAGTGACCTTCCCGCTCACCGGCGAGCCCCTCGCGCTGGACCTCCTCAACACCGAGGCCCCGGTGGGCGATCTCGTCGCCGACCCGGCGGGACTCTCGGCCTGGCTGGCCGCGCAGGCCGGGCGGCTGACCCCCGTCGACGTCGTGGGCGCCGCAGAGGTGGCCGCCGTAGGGGCCGTACGGGAGGCCGCGCGCGCGGCGCTCGACGCCGTGCGGCGCGGTACGCGGCCTCCGGCCGGGGCGCTCGCCGCGCTGAACGGGGCCCTGGCCGCGGCGCCCTCGCACCGCGTGCTGGCCTGGACCGGGGCGGGCGGGATCGCCGCCGCGGTGCACCGGCCGGCGGATCCGGCCCGCCGGCTCGCGGCGGAACTGGCCGAGGCGGTCGCGGAGCTGCTGACGGACCCCCGGGTGGCGCAGGTGCGCGAGTGCGAGGCCCACGACTGCGTCCTGCTCTTCCTGCCGGCGCACCCCCGGCGCCGCTGGTGCGTGGCCTCGGTCTGCGGCAACCGGGCCCGGGTGGCCCGCTACTACGCCCGCCACAAGGGCGACGGCTAG
- a CDS encoding MarR family winged helix-turn-helix transcriptional regulator has product MSHVTPLFLDLVRVETRLYNAVGARLRAEQELALGQFEVLQIIDRVDGCRVLDIVGDLAITVGAVSKAVDRLVAAGWCVRVAHPQDRRSSVLRLTAEGEKVLAAARPVVESTLAALTSGIPAADLATLATTLAALRANLEADGQGQL; this is encoded by the coding sequence GTGAGCCACGTCACTCCATTGTTCCTCGATCTCGTCCGCGTGGAGACCCGGCTCTACAACGCGGTCGGAGCCCGCCTGCGCGCCGAACAGGAGCTGGCGCTGGGTCAGTTCGAGGTCCTGCAGATCATCGACCGGGTGGACGGGTGCCGGGTGCTCGACATCGTGGGCGACCTCGCGATCACGGTGGGGGCCGTCAGCAAGGCGGTCGACCGGCTGGTGGCCGCGGGCTGGTGCGTGCGCGTCGCGCACCCGCAGGACCGCCGCTCCTCCGTGCTGCGCCTGACGGCCGAGGGCGAGAAGGTGCTGGCGGCCGCCCGGCCCGTGGTCGAGAGCACGCTCGCCGCGCTGACCAGCGGGATCCCCGCCGCCGACCTCGCGACCCTCGCCACCACCCTGGCCGCCCTCCGCGCGAACCTCGAGGCGGACGGCCAGGGTCAGCTCTAG
- a CDS encoding alpha/beta hydrolase: protein MSAQQRQALDALLRSIPRGETPLTPAEQRAGFAAALTRPAPDGVATRRTVVGGRPALELEPAGAADRGRLLYLHGGGYVVGSPDTHTGLVGELAVRTGLRATSVDYRLAPEHAFPAAVDDGLAAYRDLLETGTDPRELVLAGDSAGGGLAIATLLAAREAGLPQPAAVVVFSPWVDLTLSGESMRTKADADPIFTEAAIRAFADLYIGDGDPSDPLASPVFADLTGLPPLLVQVGANEVLLDDAVRLAARWGAADVEATLEIGPGLPHVYQGEHGRLEEADAALDRAAHFLTTHLPVPVAPGQAAER, encoded by the coding sequence ATGTCCGCACAGCAGCGTCAGGCCCTGGACGCCCTGCTCCGCTCCATCCCGCGCGGCGAAACGCCGCTCACCCCCGCCGAGCAGCGCGCGGGCTTCGCCGCGGCCCTGACCCGACCGGCACCGGACGGCGTCGCCACCCGTAGGACGGTCGTGGGCGGGAGGCCCGCCCTGGAGCTGGAGCCGGCCGGAGCGGCCGATCGCGGTCGACTGCTCTACCTCCACGGCGGCGGCTACGTCGTCGGCTCACCCGACACCCACACCGGCCTGGTCGGCGAGCTCGCCGTCCGCACCGGGCTGCGGGCCACCTCGGTGGACTACCGCCTGGCCCCCGAGCACGCCTTCCCCGCCGCGGTTGACGACGGGCTCGCCGCCTACCGCGACCTGCTGGAGACTGGTACCGACCCGCGAGAGCTCGTACTGGCCGGCGACTCGGCCGGCGGCGGCCTCGCCATCGCCACCCTGCTCGCCGCCCGGGAGGCGGGACTGCCGCAGCCGGCCGCCGTCGTGGTTTTCTCCCCGTGGGTCGACCTCACCCTCTCCGGGGAGAGCATGCGCACCAAGGCGGACGCCGACCCGATCTTCACCGAGGCCGCCATACGCGCCTTCGCGGACCTCTACATCGGCGACGGCGATCCCAGCGACCCCCTCGCGAGCCCGGTCTTCGCCGACCTCACGGGCCTGCCCCCGCTGCTCGTGCAGGTCGGCGCGAACGAGGTGCTCCTCGACGACGCGGTCCGCCTGGCCGCCCGCTGGGGCGCCGCCGATGTCGAGGCCACCTTGGAGATCGGGCCGGGCCTCCCGCACGTCTACCAGGGCGAGCACGGCCGCCTCGAAGAGGCGGACGCCGCACTCGACCGCGCCGCCCACTTCCTCACCACTCACCTCCCCGTCCCGGTCGCACCTGGCCAGGCTGCGGAGCGCTGA
- a CDS encoding IS5 family transposase (programmed frameshift), giving the protein MTDAQWARIEPLLPDRIPRRGGRSRDHREVIDAIAWKFQTGSQWIHLPEKYGNRRGVYNRLRMRAIDGTWGRVFTALVAQADADEVLNWAVSVDSTIVRAHQHAAGARKKGPQQANADHAIGRSRGGLTTKIHLASDAHCRPLAFVLTAGQAGDAPAFAHVMARLRCPRRRGRPRTRPDVVLADKAYSSRAIREHLRKRGIRAVIPVPADQRGHRLRRGSRGGRPPAFDREADKQRNTVERCINRLKQWRGIATRYEKTATIYLAGLHIAGIFLWSAW; this is encoded by the exons TTGACTGACGCGCAGTGGGCGCGAATCGAGCCGTTACTCCCAGATCGGATACCACGGCGGGGTGGCCGGTCGAGGGATCATCGAGAGGTGATCGACGCGATCGCCTGGAAGTTCCAGACGGGATCGCAGTGGATCCACCTCCCCGAGAAATACGGCAACCGGCGAGGCGTCTACAACCGGCTACGGATGCGGGCCATCGACGGCACCTGGGGGCGGGTGTTCACCGCGCTGGTCGCGCAGGCCGACGCCGACGAAGTCCTCAACTGGGCTGTCTCGGTGGACTCGACCATCGTGCGCGCGCACCAGCACGCGGCTGGGGCCCGCAAAAAGGGGCCCCAGCAGGCGAAC GCAGACCATGCCATCGGCCGGTCCCGCGGCGGGCTGACCACAAAGATCCACCTGGCCTCCGATGCCCACTGCCGGCCACTGGCCTTCGTGCTCACCGCCGGCCAGGCCGGTGACGCACCCGCCTTTGCACACGTCATGGCCCGACTTCGCTGTCCCCGACGGCGAGGACGGCCCCGCACCAGGCCGGACGTGGTCTTGGCCGACAAGGCGTACTCCTCCCGCGCGATTCGCGAGCACCTGCGCAAGCGCGGGATCCGCGCCGTGATCCCAGTTCCGGCCGATCAACGCGGCCACCGCCTGCGGCGCGGAAGCCGGGGTGGCAGGCCACCCGCCTTCGACCGCGAGGCAGACAAGCAGCGCAACACCGTCGAACGCTGCATCAACCGCTTGAAGCAGTGGCGAGGCATCGCCACCCGCTACGAGAAGACAGCGACCATCTACCTGGCCGGACTCCACATCGCCGGCATCTTCCTCTGGTCTGCCTGGTGA
- a CDS encoding GNAT family N-acetyltransferase: MKQKIMPTLTQITGTHEVPSDLRRQLVDCWIAVTNAGGAAGFPFPPVHDDDVAPAADELLSHLDPSRSRLIIARFGEALAGWVVLKSDPFRLVAHWGTVHHLQTHPGFRSLGVGSALMRELRTVARDELRLEQLRLTARGREGLEDFYGRLGWREVGRWPSALRFAPDDTRDEVLMLLDPL; the protein is encoded by the coding sequence ATGAAGCAGAAGATCATGCCCACTCTCACTCAGATCACCGGAACACATGAGGTCCCTTCCGACCTGAGGCGTCAGCTCGTCGACTGCTGGATCGCAGTCACGAACGCGGGTGGTGCTGCGGGATTTCCTTTCCCTCCAGTCCATGACGACGACGTCGCACCGGCCGCAGACGAGCTCCTCAGCCATCTCGACCCGTCGCGCAGCCGCCTCATCATCGCCAGGTTCGGTGAGGCTCTTGCCGGATGGGTTGTCCTCAAAAGTGATCCCTTTCGGCTCGTCGCACACTGGGGAACGGTCCACCACCTCCAGACCCACCCCGGCTTCCGCAGCCTTGGTGTCGGCTCCGCTCTCATGCGAGAGCTGCGGACGGTGGCCCGTGACGAGCTGCGGCTTGAGCAGCTCCGTCTCACGGCCCGGGGGAGAGAAGGGTTGGAGGACTTCTACGGCCGCCTGGGATGGCGGGAGGTCGGACGCTGGCCCAGCGCCTTGCGCTTCGCGCCCGACGACACCCGAGACGAGGTCCTGATGCTCCTCGATCCCCTCTGA
- a CDS encoding IS5 family transposase (programmed frameshift), producing the protein MWDRIEPWMPADPVRGRRWADHRRTLKAIAWKYRTGSPWRDLPDELGSFQTAHKRLLRWAVDGTWERILAVLLAVADDADDIGWTVSVDSTVCRAHQHAAGARKKGEPDRAEPDDHALGRSRGGLSTKVHLASDSHARPLALRVTAGQAGDAPAFHAVMAGIRVPRSGPGRPRTRPDAVLADRAYSSRAIRSHLRRRGIRAVIPQPSDQIRHRLRRGRTGGRPPVFDAETYKQRNAVERCINRLKQWRGLAMRTDKLAIVYQAALHLSATLIWARE; encoded by the exons ATGTGGGACCGGATCGAGCCGTGGATGCCGGCCGATCCGGTCCGCGGTCGGCGATGGGCCGATCACCGCCGAACCCTGAAGGCCATCGCGTGGAAATACCGCACCGGCTCGCCCTGGCGGGACCTGCCAGATGAGTTGGGCTCGTTCCAGACCGCTCACAAACGGCTGCTCAGGTGGGCCGTGGATGGCACTTGGGAACGGATCCTCGCCGTGCTTCTGGCAGTGGCCGACGATGCTGACGACATCGGCTGGACCGTGTCGGTGGACTCCACCGTCTGCCGAGCGCACCAGCACGCCGCCGGAGCCAGAAAGAAAGGGGAGCCAGATCGGGCTGAGCCTGACGACCATGCGCTCGGACGTTCCCGCGGCGGCCTGAGCACGAAAGTCCACCTCGCCAGCGACAGCCACGCACGACCCTTGGCCCTCCGCGTCACCGCGGGCCAGGCGGGCGACGCACCAGCCTTCCATGCCGTCATGGCCGGCATTCGTGTTCCGCGAAGCGGGC CCGGGAGACCGAGGACCCGACCAGACGCCGTCCTGGCGGACCGCGCGTACTCGTCCCGCGCGATCCGAAGCCATCTCCGCCGACGCGGGATCCGAGCAGTCATCCCTCAGCCCTCCGACCAGATCCGCCACCGTCTGCGGCGAGGCCGAACCGGTGGTCGGCCACCTGTCTTCGACGCCGAGACATACAAGCAGCGCAACGCAGTCGAACGGTGCATCAACCGGCTCAAGCAGTGGCGCGGTCTGGCCATGCGGACGGACAAGCTGGCCATCGTTTACCAGGCTGCCCTCCACCTCTCCGCCACCCTCATCTGGGCTCGCGAGTGA